Below is a genomic region from Desulfobacter sp..
GCCAGCATTTTCTGATAGGTACCAAGGTCAACCCCAAGGCCGCTGGAAATCTCCATGTCCGTTGCCGGCCGACCCTTTTCATCTTCAATCGTCTTTTGGGCCTGGCTAATATCCTGAATTTTTTTCCGCATGGATCTTGAATAGGTATCCATGCTCCGAAGCTCATCTAAAATCGCCCCTTTGATCCGATACTGGGCATAGGTTTTCAAGCTGACATGTTTGGATGGATCAAACTTATCCACCGCATCAATCAACCCCAGGGAACCGGCTGACATCAACTCGTCAAAAAAAACACTGGCAGGCAGCCGCATGGCGATTCTGGATGCAATGTATTTGACCAGGTAGGCGTATTCCACGATACTTTCCTGACGCCAGGCATCTCTTTTATTTTCTTTTTTATTTCCCTGTTTAACCATGGCTCCCTTAAGGATTTCCTTTATTCAACAGCCTCAAACACCCGGTTCATAAAAAATGTTAAATTCCCGTCGGAGTGACTCTGCCCGCCTGTCCGGATCAAGGTCTTGGCAATGGCGTCGATTGCCTGACCTGCAGGTGTCCCGGGAAAGGCATCCAACAACAGGCTTCTTTTCCTCACCGCGTTCTGAAGGGCCCGGTCAAGGGGGATATATCCTGCATACTCAAGAACCACCTGATTTAAAAATTTATCCAATGCATTGCTCAAAGAGCTGTACACCCTTTTGGCATCGCTTTCCTGGTCTACCATATTTACCACCAGTTTAAAATGCCGGGTGCCGTATTCCTGGGACATCACCTTCATCAAGGCATAGGCATCGGTAATGGATGTGGGCTCGGTTGTGGCCACCACAAGGCACTCATCAGATGCGGCATTAAAGTAGAGTACATTTGAAGAAATCCCTGCACCCGTATCCAGAAAAATTATATCTGCCTGATCTGCCAGGGATTCAAACTCGGCAAGCAGGGTGAGTTTTTCCCCCTCGTTCAACTGGGTGAGATCGGCAAAACCGGACCCCCCGGGAAGAATGCCGATGCCATGACGGGTTTTCATCATGACCTGGTCAATGGATTTTTCTCCTGAGACCACATGGCGGATGTTGTATTCAGGCCTCAGGTTGAACACAATATCTATATTGGCAAGCCCCACATCCGCATCAATGATGATCACCCGTTTTCCCATGCGGGTCATGGCCACGGCCAGATTACCCACAATATTGGTTTTTCCCACCCCGCCTTTACCACTGGTTACGGCAATCACCCTTGGATAGGTTTTCACCTGTGAGGCCACACTTGCTTTTCTTTTTTCCATGGCATTGGTTCTGGCCATTTGTCGAAGTCCTTTTGCCTGATCCACCTAATCTCCTTTGGGGCTTTTTCTAAGGATTATTTTCAATAATTGTTGTTTTTCCGGAACAATTAAATCTTCAGGAACTTTCTGACCGTTTGTGATGAGCGACACAGGCATGTTAAAGTCGCTGACCTGATCCAAAATTTTACCGCATCTTTTGGTTTCATCAACTTTTGTAAACACATAGGTATCTGGATTAAATACGGAAAAAGCAGATGCCGCTTCTTTCATATTAATCAATTCAGAAGTAACACTCAAGGTTAAATGAACCGAGATCTTAAAATCATTTTTAATCAAACCAAGAATTTCATCTAATTTTTCCTTGTCATAATGACTGTGTCCTGCCGTATCAATGAGCACCATGTCCATGGATTTCATCCGGTCCAGGGCACAGGACAGATCCTGCCCGCTAAAGGCCGGCACACATAAAAGCCCCATGATCCCGGCATAGGCTTTGAGCTGTTCAAATGCCCCGATCCTGTAGTTATCAATGGAAATAAGCCCCACCTTCATCTTGCGGTTAAAGGTTAAAAAGGCGGCTAGTTTGGCAATGGTTGTGGTCTTGCCCACCCCGGTAGGGCCGACAAAAGCGGCAACATGGAGCACGCCTGAACTATTGTTTCTTTTAAAACAATCTTGAGTTTCCAGCCGGTTCAAACAAAGTGACATTACTTTTTTCTTCATTGCCTTGACCCGCAGATTCTGCTCCATATCCGCTGACAGGGATTGGACCGCCGTTTCGATCAATCCGGCAGCCAGTCGCTCACTCACACCGCTGCGAAGCAATGAGGCCAGAATACCCACAAATTCAAAGTTACGGCATAAAATCGGCTGCATCCCGCTGCCGAACCCGGCAATGGATATGATATCCTTAATCTCCGCAATATCTGATTTCAGGTCATCCAGATCAATATCCGGTGTCTCAGGAGAACTGATCCCGGCTTCCACCTCAAACATCTGGGTCCCATAGGGATTTTTGGGAGACTTGGGTATCTTTCGGGTAGACAGAATCATGGCATCTGACCCCATTTCATCTTTAACACTGGCAAGGGCCTCCTGGATATTGGCTGCCCGGAAGATTTTCTTATTCATTTTGCAAACTTACCTTTCCAACGGCCTGTAAATTAATGTCATCCACTATCTCTGCATGGGATACCACAAAAACAGTGGGAAGAGAAGATTCCACAAGTTTACGCACATGGCGGCGAAGGGTCGGTGCCGTCATCAGTACCGGCTGGGTATTGATGGCAATGAGGCGTTCCACCTGTTTGGAGACCGCCCCCACAAGTTCGCCGATCAGGGAAGGATCCAGGGCCAGGTATGCCCCATGCTCTGTCCGCTTGATATTTTTTGCCAGAACCTCTTCAAGCTTATGGTCCAGGGTGATCACCTGAAGTACCTTTCCCTCCTGAAGATAGGGGGCCAGCATCCCCTTGGCAAGACGCTGGCGAACGTACTCGGTGAGCAGGTCAGGATCTTTGCCTGCCGGTGCAAAATCAGCAAGGGTCTCCACAATGGTCAACAGATTTCTGATGGAAATTCTCTCCCGTAAAAGATTCTGAAGCACTTTCTGGACAATACCAATGCTCAGCAAATTGGGAACCAGTTCTTCAACGGCCTTGGGGCTTGTTTTTGCAAGGTTATCCAGCAGATGCTGAACATCCTGGCGACCCAGCTGGTCATAGGCGTTATTTCGCACAATTTCAGTCAAATGGGTGGCCACCACTGTGGAGTTGTCCACCACGGTATAGCCTGCAAATTTGGCCTCTTCCTCCCGCTCTACCGGGATCCACAAGGCCGGCAGATTAAAGGCCGGCTCCACAGTCTCAACCCCTTCAATGGGCTGGGCCACCCCGCCCGGATCCATGGCCAGATAATGGTTGATCATCAATTCCGACCCGGCAGCCTCAACCCCTTTTATCATCAGCCGATACTGAGCCGGGCTTAAATTCAGATTATCCCGGATATGAATGGGAGGAATGATAATGCCCATCTCTGTTGCAAATTGACGGCGAATGGCCTTAATCCTGCCGATCAGGGTGCCGTCCTGCTGCTTGTCCACCAGCGGGATCAGACCGTACCCCACTTCCAGTTCAATGGTATCCAGGCTCAAAAGATGTTCCACTTCTTCGGGCTCGCCTGACACCTCTTCTTCTGCTTCGGTTTCGGCCAGGGCCGTTTCCCCCTCATCCTCTTCTTCCTTGAGAAAATACCAGGCCAGAGTGCCCATGGTCAGCCCCAGGGTCATAAAGGGAATGAACGGCAGCCCCGGAATCAGTCCCATACAGAAAATAATCACAGATCCGACCAGGACAGGGGTGGAGCTTGAAAACAAATGGGCGGCAAATTCTTTACCCATCTTTGTCTGGGCACCGGACCGGGAGACCAGAAGACCTGCTGCCGCAGAAATTAAAAGCGCGGGAATCTGGGAAACAAGGCCGTCCCCCACGGTCAGCAGGGTGTAGTTGGTCAGGGCCTCCCCCATTTCCATGCCCTGCTGAACCCCGATGACAAAGCCTGCACCAATATTGATCATGATGATGATAATGCCGGCAACCGCATCCCCCC
It encodes:
- a CDS encoding FliA/WhiG family RNA polymerase sigma factor, whose product is MVKQGNKKENKRDAWRQESIVEYAYLVKYIASRIAMRLPASVFFDELMSAGSLGLIDAVDKFDPSKHVSLKTYAQYRIKGAILDELRSMDTYSRSMRKKIQDISQAQKTIEDEKGRPATDMEISSGLGVDLGTYQKMLADIHGAAVLSLDEFIKTKKNDTYSQTRFQSGIKGEDNPADQFDRAELKQVLAGTIKGLSEKEQLVVSLYYYDELTLKEIGEVLSLTESRICQIHSAVLIKLKARLEDYGR
- a CDS encoding MinD/ParA family protein, with the protein product MDQAKGLRQMARTNAMEKRKASVASQVKTYPRVIAVTSGKGGVGKTNIVGNLAVAMTRMGKRVIIIDADVGLANIDIVFNLRPEYNIRHVVSGEKSIDQVMMKTRHGIGILPGGSGFADLTQLNEGEKLTLLAEFESLADQADIIFLDTGAGISSNVLYFNAASDECLVVATTEPTSITDAYALMKVMSQEYGTRHFKLVVNMVDQESDAKRVYSSLSNALDKFLNQVVLEYAGYIPLDRALQNAVRKRSLLLDAFPGTPAGQAIDAIAKTLIRTGGQSHSDGNLTFFMNRVFEAVE
- a CDS encoding protein FlhF is translated as MNKKIFRAANIQEALASVKDEMGSDAMILSTRKIPKSPKNPYGTQMFEVEAGISSPETPDIDLDDLKSDIAEIKDIISIAGFGSGMQPILCRNFEFVGILASLLRSGVSERLAAGLIETAVQSLSADMEQNLRVKAMKKKVMSLCLNRLETQDCFKRNNSSGVLHVAAFVGPTGVGKTTTIAKLAAFLTFNRKMKVGLISIDNYRIGAFEQLKAYAGIMGLLCVPAFSGQDLSCALDRMKSMDMVLIDTAGHSHYDKEKLDEILGLIKNDFKISVHLTLSVTSELINMKEAASAFSVFNPDTYVFTKVDETKRCGKILDQVSDFNMPVSLITNGQKVPEDLIVPEKQQLLKIILRKSPKGD